From Caretta caretta isolate rCarCar2 chromosome 9, rCarCar1.hap1, whole genome shotgun sequence, one genomic window encodes:
- the LOC125642458 gene encoding G-protein coupled receptor 55-like, with protein sequence MDDKCSFDRIDTVMKSLQLVISIPTFIVGLILNLIALWVFYSWKKQTESSIYMINLALADLLLLFSLPFKMYYSKKEQKQLLCKFIEALYFVNMYGSIFIIVCISLDRYIAIRHPLKAKAFRSPKQAIIVCCCVWVIVWLSSIPIYDFHKNDKVKCFHNMSEQAWGIPVILSVEVFGFLIPLTLIIYCSVQIIQTLWRRKNQGQKWTEQAASIWIILANLMVFVVSFTPFHLGMFLQFLVRQHIIVDCTVKQSISLFLQVAMCLANVNCCLDAICYYFATEEFRKKSISAAPASALIELCNL encoded by the coding sequence ATGGATGACAAGTGCTCCTTTGACCGAATTGATACTGTAATGAAGTCTCTCCAGCTCGTGATCTCCATACCTACCTTCATTGTTGGTTTGATTCTGAACTTGATAGCTCTCTGGGTGTTCTACTCTTGGAAGAAACAGACAGAGTCATCAATCTACATGATAAACCTTGCTCTTGCGGATCTGCTTCTTCTTTTCTCACTTCCTTTCAAGATGTACTACTCCAAAAAAGAGCAGAAGCAGCTCTTATGCAAATTTATAGAGGCTCTCTACTTCGTCAATATGTATGGGAGTATTTTCATCATTGTCTGTATTAGCTTGGACAGATATATTGCTATAAGGCACCCACTCAAAGCCAAAGCTTTCCGATCCCCCAAACAGGCAATCATAGTTTGCTGTTGCGTTTGGGTTATAGTTTGGCTTAGCAGCATCCCCATCTATGATTTCCACAAGAATGACAAAGTCAAGTGCTTCCACAATATGTCAGAACAGGCGTGGGGCATTCCCGTCATCCTTTCTGTTGAAGTCTTTGGATTTCTCATCCCTTTGACTCTGATTATTTATTGCTCTGTTCAGATCATCCAGACTCTTTGGAGGCGTAAAAACCAAGGGCAAAAGTGGACTGAGCAAGCTGCCTCTATATGGATCATTTTAGCCAACCTCATGGTGTTTGTTGTCTCCTTTACACCATTCCATCTCGGGATGTTTCTGCAGTTCCTGGTGAGACAGCACATCATTGTGGACTGCACTGTGAAACAAAGCATTAGTCTCTTCTTACAGGTGGCAATGTGTTTAGCTAATGTCAACTGCTGTTTGGATGCCATCTGTTACTACTTTGCCACAGAAGAATTTCGCAAGAAATCTATTTCTGCTGCTCCAGCTAGTGCTTTGATTGAACTGTGTAATCTATAG